CATCCCTTTTGTCTGCATGGATTGAGAGAGACTTCTTCCAAGGGTGTCAGGAGCTGGTGTGTCTGCCCAGTGGTGGGCAGGATTCAGTAACACACAGAGCCTCCCCTTGCTCACCTCTTTATAGCTCCTACTGGTATAACTTCCAGCCCCAAATGTCTATGCATCTGCAGAGTGACAGGGCCGGGACCTTCACAAACACAAACACCCCTTCATCCCACCCCCTGTAGAACCAGCTGGACGAGAGCCAGCAAGAGAGGAATGACCTGATGCAGCTGAAACTGCAGCTGGAGGGACAGGTGACGGAGCTGAGGAATCAAGTACAGGATCTCGAGATGGCTCTGGCGACTGCCAGGCAGGAGCACGCGGAGCTCAGGGAGCAGTACAAGGTGGGAGTtgggccggggggaggggagagcagggctTGGCTGTCACCCGGGGTCCAAAATCTGAACCCAGTAAAGATGGGAGAGGAGAGACATGAGTCGGTTTTTAAGGTGGTTCTGGCATCAAAAAATAAggaggggcacctagatggctcagtggttgaacgtctgcctttggctcaggtcgtgaccccagggtcctgggatggagacccacatcagcctcccccagcaggaagcctgcttctccctctgcctgtgtctctgcctctctctctctctgtgtctctcatggataaataaataaaatctttttttttaatttaatttgtttattcatagagatacagctagagagagaggcggagaagcaggcaccatgcagggagccccatgcgggactcgatcccgggtctccaggatcacgccccgggctgcaggcagcgctaaaccgctgcgccaccggggctgcccaaataaataaaatctttaagatagcTTTAAGGAGTAACGAGTGGGATTAAACTTGAAGTGCCAGGGGACACCTTGCAAAAGTCATGTAATTAGACTCAGTTCTTCGCACACAGGAGTGCTGAGGTAGGGTGGAGGTGGCCGTATTCACCAGCAAGGGAATGTCCCCTTGCAGTTTCTTTCTCAAGGAAGGAGACAGGATAGGGGGGTGAAGGACACTCAAATTCTGGTATGCTCCTCCTAAGCCCTTGTTCTGTTCTTTGAGAGGTGTCAGCTTCATTCTTCTGGGGTAACCTTAATTGCAGGGGCTCTCCCGGTCCCACGGGGAGCTCATAGAAGAGAGGGACATCCTGAGCCGACAACAGGGAGACCATGTGGCACGCATCCTGGAGCTGGAAGATGACATCCAGACCATCAGTGAGAAAGTGCTGACAAAGGAGGTGGAGTTGGACAGGTGAGCGGACCTCCTCGGCCCCCATTACTTCCTTTCGCTTTCCATCGCCCCCAGACTCCAGCCTCTTGTTTCAGacccctgctctctgtctcctGTGGTTATCCACCCCCCTGGGGAAATCTTTTCCTGCCTAGCTCTCTCCCATTTTTCCTAAGCTTGTTTTGTATTCCTCACCTTCAGAAGTAATCAGAGTTACTATTTTCGGTATGGCAGAGGCTAAGCAGGAGCTCAGAGTGGAGGATTTGGAAGAAGAGAATGGATACAACAGTCAACACGAGAGAGGATGGATGTCAGATTTTACTGCAGCAGAGGAGATTAgaggggcacccggctggctcagtcagtagagcgggtgactcttgatcttggggttgtaagtttgagccccacgttgggtatagagattacttaaaaaatcttaaaaaacaaaaagaaggggcacctgggtggctcagtgcctgactcttgatttcacctcagggtcatgagttagagcCTGCCCTGCGTGAGGCTCGgcgcccagcatggagtctgcttgagactctccctccgcccttcccCCCCACTCGAGCATGTGCCCatgcactttctttctctttctcttaataaataaataaataaaaatattcataaaagagctgtgttaaaaaacaataaaaagtaaaaatgaacttaaaagaaGATTATTAGACTCCATTCTCACTGTTAGGAAACGTTTGAACTGGTGATCCAGGAATGTTATGGGATCTCTCCTTTGGAAAAAGGTGTAAGTCATAAATGTGAGCGCTGGGAGGAATATAAGGTACCTGAGGGGATCACTACTGCAGAAGGCAGCCTCTTTCAGTATCAGCTGCCATCATGTCTCTTGGATTGAACCAAACTTTCCTTCCTGTAACTCCCTCCTCTGACTTTCCTCCACTGGCCCTCGTTTAGACCTCTGGAGCCACACagaatgaatttctttcttctacGAGACAACTATTATTTCTACCAAACAGCACGAATATTGACCACTTCCCATGCCTGTCCTTCAAAGTTTCACCAGGAACACTGTGCTAGTTCTTTCTTCGAATCACACAATTAAGTCTCTGCATTCAGCGCCGgtggattttatgtattttttttaactccttgaagAGGCATATTATCCAAGGGCCAGAGTAAAACATGAGTTACTCCCTGAGACTTCTTCAGTGCAGAATATGATAGTCTTGCCCTAGGGAGATAATAAATGTCTAGGTTCTAAATCATGGAATAGAAAAGCAGGCATCAGACTGAGCATCTGGAAAAGATTAGGGACTGTCTAGACCAGGGGTCAGTAAACCCCAGCCTGTGTGCCAGATCTAACcttgccacctgtttttgtacagCCCGCGAGGTGAGAATGATTTTGACAATTAATGGTTAAAAAACGAAAGAAGAAACCTATTTTGTGATGTAAAAATTGTACGAAATTCAAACTCTGgtgttcataaataaagttttattggaacagccATGCTGCTCATGCACATgatgtctgtggctgctttcacaccacagtggcagagttgagtagttgccaCAGAATCCTCCTGGCCTGCAAAGGCCGAAGTATTTACTGTcaggccctttacagaaaaagtctgcCAACTTCTGATTTAGAGCCAAAGTTCATAATCAATCACAGCTGTCCCTTGTCTAAAAAAAGACCGGATTCTGGTCTCTTGATTGAATGAAAACAACGAGGAAACCATCAGCAGAACCTTCCTTAAAGTGATAcataaagagcaaagaaaaggTTTATTTCTAGATTGTGCTCTAGAACCAGGAACCTTGGGTACTTGGGGCTTAAAACGAGATCACCCTGATCTGGGAATTTGAACACCTCAAAGACAGGTGGAGGTCAGGTCCTACAGGAGCACCAGTAGAAGAGCTCGAGACCGAAGTCTGCATCATGTCTTCTCTGGTGACCAGTCGGCTGACAttccctctccccacacacaGGGTGAGGGACACAGTGAAGGCCCTAACGCGGGAACAAGAGAAGCTCCTCGGGCAACTGAAAGAAGTGCAAGCAGACAAGGAGCAAAGTGAGGTAAGGGCTCCCAGTTGGTTTGCTTTCTGAATTGTTCATCCAGCGTTTATTAAGTCCTGAGTGCCGGGCACCAAAGGGGGTAAAAATGTAGAGAACATCGTGTGCCCTctcctagaaacataaaatgtataCCCAAATCGGGATGAGTCCAAGCGGAACATGCCAAGCATCGCCAGGGAAGAATAATCAAGTGTTATGGTGGGGGGCACCCGGCGGCTCAGTGGGTCAGCGTCTGACTCGTGagctctgctcaggtcttgatcttagggtcaagagttcaagtcccacgatgggctccacattgggcatggagcctagaAATAAAGTAAGTGAATGGGTGCAAGCACATCTTTTTAGGGTCATTAGGGCTTTTAAAAGGAAGGGCAcggggttgcctggctggctcagtcagtagagcataggattcctgatctcagggtcgtgagttcaagccctactttaaaaaaaaaaaagaaagaaaaagggggaataAACTATCCTCGTATTTTCTAATGGTTTTAGctttccttcccacccccccgcccccagtaaAGTTTTCCATCTTAGGTGGAACCTCACTGAAAAagcagagacgcctgggtggctcagtggttgagtgtctgcgtttggctcagggtgcaatccCAGGTACAGGGATggagtccctgcttctccctctgcctaagtctctgcctttctctgggtgtctctcatgaataaatcttttacaaaatagataaaagcagtattttattactataaatttatttttttataaattcaaatattcaatGTTGACTTGTAAGAAAAGTAATCAGGTAATCCTGATGCATGCCAAACCTTGAAATCAGAGGTTATAGGTGATAGTCAGCCTCAGCCACTAATATACGTGTGCATTGTGTTTTGGTTGTGCAGTACTGAGAACACTGAGTCTCACATGCCCTAGGAGCAAATGACAGCCATTGTTGAACTGTGCACCTGGCCATCTCAGTGTGCTGTTCAGTTCAACAGAAGATCCGATAGAGACTTCATTCTGAGGtttgcacaaaaataaattaacctaGAAGCACGTGTCAGTGGATTAGGACTGTTAACTTGTGAGTTTGTGTgctgttttcatgtgttttttaaataatttagaagaaattcAAATCACATACTCACAGAGCCTCTAAATGGCTTCTTCCAAACCCTAGGTTTCCgtggaaaattatttaaaaaccatttgttCAGCAATAAGGAGTAAGGAGAATTTGAGTAGACAGAAATGAGAGGGAGGCTGTTCTGGAAACAGAAAGACGTGAGCAAAGGCTGAGAGCCCAGAACACTCAGAGCAATTGAACGTGTGGGTGAAGAGTTTGCAAGAAGGCCTAGGTCAGATTGGAGAGGACCTGGAGTTTAGTCTGTGTCCTGTAAGCAGTGAGAGGCATCAGTGATTTTCAGGAGGGCGACGTGTACTTAAGATTCATGTGATTTCCTTGTGGGAGATGAACTGGGTATGAGATGAGATTATTCAATAATCCAAGTAAGAAATGGCCAGAGCCTGAGCTCATACAGTTGCAgtgataggggaaaaaaagacggCTGTGAACGAGGTGGAGGATGGACACGCAGAAGGCTTTCCGTGGGTCACTAGGGAAAGGACGGAGCCCAGCAGCCATGGCACCGGCAGATCCAGCTGGAGCGACTGGGAGAGTAGTCGGTACCACGGGCGGAGTGAGAGTGGAAAGGAGTGGAGCGGGAGGTGGAATATGCTGAGTTCAAGGGCCTTGGGGGATATCCAGACTGAGTTTTGATCtaaaaggaagaacagaggggctcctgggtgggacagtaggttgagcatctgcgttcagctcgggtcctgatcctagagtcctgggatcgagcccgggTCGGGGACTGCTCAGcgcggagtctgcttcttcctctcctccccgctCACTCTATCTCcgtctctccctcaaataaatcaaatcttaaaaaaaaaataaaaggaacagagaagcagCAGTGGTACATGGGATACCTAGATCCACGTAAGACCCTGCCCCGGCTGTGATGCCGCTCTGTGTTGGGAGCCAGAGACTGGGCGTTCAGGACTGAGCGGCTGTGAGCAGAGGCCCCAAGAAGGGCTGACCAGAGCTGAGTGCTTGAGTTTGTGTTAAGTCTGGGAAGCAGAACCTTGACCTCTCTCATCACAGTGGATCACCCTGTCCAGCCACCCCAGATGCACGTACCACTTTCCTTACCTGTTTACCGCCTCCATCAGGCTGAGCTCCAGATGGCACAACAAGAAAACCATCGCTTAAATTTGGAGCTGCAGGAAGCAAAGGGCCGGCAGGAGGAGCAGGGTGCTCAGGCCCAGCGGCTGAAGGACAAGGTGGCCCAGATGAAGGACACCCTAGGCCAGGCCCAGCAGCGTGTGGTGAGTGCCTCTCCCTTCCTAGGCCATAGGAAGTAGGGGAAGTTCCCAGGGCTGGCTGCAGAAAGGTCTGGGGGAAAGACAAGGCTATAGGCTGAACAGCGCACACCTTGAGTCCTGATGCGGTGGCGGGTGGCACGGAGCCTGCTCACCTTCCTGGCTCAGGAGATCAGGATTCACTGGGAGCTCTCGGGGAGCCCTAATCTCCATCTCCCCCTTTCTTCTGAGGCTGAGCTGGAGCCCCTGAAGGAGCAACTTCGAGGAGCCCAGGAGCTTGCAGCCTCGAGTCAGCAGAAAGCCGCCCTCCTTGGGGAGGAGCTGGCCAGCGCGGCGGGAGCCAGGGACCGCACCATGGCCGAGCTCCACCGCAGCCGCCTCGAGGTGGCTGGAGTCAGTGGCCGGCTGGCTGAGCTCAGCCTGCatctgaaggaggaaaaaagccaGTGGAGCAAGGAGCGGGCCGGGCTGCTGCAGAGCGTGGAGGTAGAGGGATGGGGACCTGGGAGCTCGCGGCCGCCGCCCCACCTCCATGTGGCCAGATGCCCTGGGCGGGCAGAGAGGAATGAGGACCTGGGAGGACTCAGGGGTTGGAGGCGGGGCTCTGAGGGAGATACAGTTCACTGTCCAGGGACGACCTGTCCCTGAGTAGGTGTCCCAGTCCTCATCCTTGTAGCACCTTCCTTGGTTACCGTCTGGTTCAGAAACATTTACTGCCCATGGCCCCGGGCCCCGTCTGTAATGCCCGTTCCAGGTCGGCAAGGCACCTTGCTGGCGTGTCCCTTCCTTCATTGAGACCACAGGGAATGAGGAAGCCAAGATGGGATACTGCTCCCAAAATATTCACTTAAATAAAGGAAGGGACACAGCGAGGAAGGTGCTGTTGCCAGTAGtgtctctttcccctttcccctcccgTGTTCCTTTTCGGCCGTgtggcaggcagagaaagacaaaatccTGAAGCTGAGCGCGGAGATACTTCGACTGGAAAAGGCAGTTCAGGAGGAGAAGACCCAGAACCAAGTGTTCAAGACAGAACTGGCCCGGGAAAAGGATTCCAGCCTGGTGAGGCTCGCAGCCACCCGTAGTCACGTCCTGCAGCTTCCTGCGGCAGCCAGTCCCGGTGCTGCCTTGGGCGTGGGCTCGGCAGTGCCAGGTGCTCACTTCCGTGCGGGGTGGCATCTTCGCTGCACAGGGCCCACAGCTCGTTGGTTTGAAACGTACGATGTCCCTTTCTGTCCTCAAGACATATTCTGGGCCTCACGGGGACGCTTTAGGAGAATTGTAGTGTCCCTGCTACGACCAGCGTCCAGGCCCACACTCAAGGGGCAGAGCCTGGGACTCAGGCGACCGTCTCCTGTGACCAAGACCAGGGACTCCTGGAAGGAGATGCCTTCGGGGCTCCCCCTGTGTGTCGGGGCAGGAGGGGCATGCAGGCATAGGGGAACGTGGCTCCAGGTTGGCCAGCCCAGGTCGCAGAGCCTGGGTGCTTAGGGGTGATTCGAGGCTCCCCGTGCCCCCAGGTGCAGTTGTCAGAGAGCAAGCGGGAACTGACGGAGCTGCGGTCAGCCCTGCGCGTGCTccagaaggaaaaggagcagctgcaggaggagaagcaggtgagAGCCTGGGCCTGGACTCCCGGATGCCGGAAGGGAGGGCCTGAGGCTGGGGGCTCCGGACCTTGTGTCTCTCGGCTTAGACACGGAGGACTGTGAGGGGCCCAGAGGCTCCTCTCGTGGACAGGGGAGGACTGCCAGGGAAGGAGGGATGCAGGGCCAtaggggggctcctggggggcaggAGTGAGGCTCTGCTTTGAGCGGCCCCCCACTCTGAGGAAGGCGTCTGATCGTGAAGAGCAGAGTTCCTCTTGGGTGCAAGGGAgggcggcggggccgcggggtgggcaccctcccagcctctcccacctctctgctccccctccaGGAGCTGCTTGAGTACATGAGGAAGCTGGAGGCCCGCCTGGAGAAGGTGGCGGACGAGAAGTGGAGCGAGGGCACCGCCACAGAGGATGAGGAGGCGGCTGCAGGGCTGAGTCTGTACCCCCTCCCtctgcgcccccccaccccgttcccTGCCGGGGATAGCTGGTGCGGCCCCGCGGGGGTCTAGGGAGCATACCCCTGGCCAGGGAGGCAGCCCAGCGGCCTCTAACAGCGcgctccctgcccccctcaccaCCAGGCTGCCCGGAGGCTCTGACGGACTCGGAGGATGAGTCCCCGGAGGACATGCGGCCCCCCTCCTACGGCCTCTGCGAGCGCGGGGACAGCGGCTCCCCCTCGGGGCCGCGAGAGGCTTCAGGCCGGGTCGTGGTCAGCCAGCCTGCTCCGGTGGCGCCGCAGCTCTCGGGGGCCGCCGAGGACACCAGCTCTGACTCggtgagcagggtgggggcagcgggggggcaggtggggggccgGCGGGGCCTCCTCCGGAGCAGACTGCCCCAGCCTAGATACAGGGCTCTGTTTCTCCCTGGGGGAGAGGTAGGCTCGGCCTCCCTTCAAGGCTGTCCCATGGACAACACCCCCAGATCCCGTCCAACTGGGAGCTCACGGCTGCCCGGCCCTGCTCCCCACACTTCCCTTCTCACCCGCTGGTCCGCGTCAGAACTTCTGCCAGCCTCACTCCCACTGGAGCCCACTGTCTGCTGTCTGGGCCTAGACTGCTCTTCCCTCACCGGCTCCCGGGGGCTGCTCCCCTATCTGGGGGTGCTCACTacccccaaacccaaccctatcTCTCTGGTGCCCAGGAGGCCGAAGATGAGAAGTCAGTCCTCATGGCAGCTGTTCAGAGTGGCGGTGAGGAGGCCAATCTGCTGCTTCCTGAGCTGGGCAGTGCCTTCTATGACATGGCCAGGTGAGTGCAAAAGGGGGgtcgcgggggggggggtgccagtGGAAAGGGCGTCCAGGTGAACGGCGGCCATGCCCTTCCCCCAAGCTCCCTGCTCTTGGCCCTAGCCAAGGAAAGGAGACCTAGGTATGGTTGGCTCAGAAAACCACCCACCACTCCAAAGCCCAGGTGCCTTCAGGTAATTAATTCCTCCTCCATCTTACCAACGCACGTGTGCACTCAGAGGCCCTGCCTTTAACTGGCTTCTGTGTTGTTCTAGCACCATCTTCCGTGGAGCCCAAATTGCCCTGCATCCCCtctttcctgcccctcccccttccccagccaTCAGGTAGGTACCTAGGCTCcatgtggggtggaggggaggtgaCTGGTACCCCGATACCCTGAGGGGTGGGATCCCAGAGAAGCCTGGGATCCGGCGTCCCATCTGGCCAGCCCTGAGAGGTCCCTCTTCCCTGACCCTCTTCCCTCGCTCCCCTGGGAGACCCTCTGGGTGATgcaggggcgggggctgggggctcagggatCAGACGGCCCCCTCAGCCTTCCCTTTCCTTCCGCAGGTCAAAAGGGGAAGGCAGGGGGGAGAGAGATTTTATCATGTAGCCCCCAGCTTTCCTCGAAGTGAGATGGgctcagggcagggagggggtgatGCTGTCATCCTTCTCAGCTGGAGCAGGAAGATGAAGGACGATGTCAGACTCATTTTCAGCCTCATTAGGCAGCAGACggagatggagggaggagagcaggggtgggggatgggccgAGCCTCACAGCCTCTGCAGGGACTAGGGAAGGAGGCCGAGGAGAGAGGAGAGCGTGGGGAGAAGGATGCTGGGGAGGTCAGGGGAGAGCCAGCAGGGAGCTGCCCGAGGAAGGGGACCTGGGAGCCCCGAGCGTGGGCCCCCCTCCCCGcggtccccagggcaggagggcacTGCAGCGCCCTGACCAGCTCCTTTCCCCGTCTCCCGCAGTGGCTTTGCAGTGGGTCCCTTGTCAGAGGCCAGCACTGGGGGCCCCGCCACCCCCCCGTGGAGGGAGTGCCCTATTTGTAAGGAGCGCTTCCCAGCCGAGAGTGATAAGGACGCCCTGGAGGACCACATGGATGGACACTTCTTTTTCAGCACCCAGGACCCCTTTACGTTTGAGTGAtctcacccacccccaccccaggacaccCACAGatacactgacacacacacacacacacacacacacacacactcatgcacagaCATACACTTAGGCTCACGCCTCTTCTGACACACTGGGCTCCATGGCATTCTGGTCCCTGAGAACCGCTCCCGAACCATTTTCATCCGGGGCTCTGGCCTTCATCCTCTCCCACCAGGCTCGTTGCCCAGGCGGGGCCCTTCCTGGAAGCAGCAGCTGACTGTACCCCCTGAAAGCGGTTTTAGAGGAACTAGGAGGAGGCCCTCCCCAGGAGGAATAGGATCAGCCCCTCCTGGGCCTGGTTGCTCTGTCACTGACACCAGCTACCACACCACCaccacgtacacacacacactcacactcacatacACTCTCTGATGCCCCAAAGCCAATTCCTGGGGCACCCCACCCTCTCTCATTTGGGGTCTGTGTTGGTTTACCCGAGTTTTCTCTGGGGCCTGCATGGAGGCAGTAGCACGGACACCACGAACTCTTGGGGTCTCTCGGTTCTGAGCTTCAGTGGTTCTCTctgcctcccgccccccacccccaccccattgccTTCTGCACCCCACCCTGGCCTTTTCCACACCATTAGATATGAAGTTTGGaggtttcttttgtattttgaggtTTTCTGTATTctgtctcctgcccctccccgccactTCCCCCCAGTGTC
This region of Vulpes vulpes isolate BD-2025 chromosome 8, VulVul3, whole genome shotgun sequence genomic DNA includes:
- the CALCOCO1 gene encoding calcium-binding and coiled-coil domain-containing protein 1 isoform X2, with amino-acid sequence MEESSLSRGPSRGGVNFLNVARTYIPNTKVECHYTLPPGTVPSASDWIGIFKVEAACVRDYHTFVWSSVPESAADGSPVHASVQFQASYLPKPGAQLYQFRYVNRQGRVCGQSPPFQFREPRPMDELVTLEETDGGSDILLVVPKATVLQNQLDESQQERNDLMQLKLQLEGQVTELRNQVQDLEMALATARQEHAELREQYKGLSRSHGELIEERDILSRQQGDHVARILELEDDIQTISEKVLTKEVELDRVRDTVKALTREQEKLLGQLKEVQADKEQSEAELQMAQQENHRLNLELQEAKGRQEEQGAQAQRLKDKVAQMKDTLGQAQQRVAELEPLKEQLRGAQELAASSQQKAALLGEELASAAGARDRTMAELHRSRLEVAGVSGRLAELSLHLKEEKSQWSKERAGLLQSVEAEKDKILKLSAEILRLEKAVQEEKTQNQVFKTELAREKDSSLVQLSESKRELTELRSALRVLQKEKEQLQEEKQELLEYMRKLEARLEKVADEKWSEGTATEDEEAAAGLSCPEALTDSEDESPEDMRPPSYGLCERGDSGSPSGPREASGRVVVSQPAPVAPQLSGAAEDTSSDSEAEDEKSVLMAAVQSGGEEANLLLPELGSAFYDMASSLLLALAKERRPRYGWLRKPPTTPKPRCLQHHLPWSPNCPASPLSCPSPFPSHQVGT
- the CALCOCO1 gene encoding calcium-binding and coiled-coil domain-containing protein 1 isoform X3, with product MEESSLSRGPSRGGVNFLNVARTYIPNTKVECHYTLPPGTVPSASDWIGIFKVEAACVRDYHTFVWSSVPESAADGSPVHASVQFQASYLPKPGAQLYQFRYVNRQGRVCGQSPPFQFREPRPMDELVTLEETDGGSDILLVVPKATVLQNQLDESQQERNDLMQLKLQLEGQVTELRNQVQDLEMALATARQEHAELREQYKGLSRSHGELIEERDILSRQQGDHVARILELEDDIQTISEKVLTKEVELDRVRDTVKALTREQEKLLGQLKEVQADKEQSEAELQMAQQENHRLNLELQEAKGRQEEQGAQAQRLKDKVAQMKDTLGQAQQRVAELEPLKEQLRGAQELAASSQQKAALLGEELASAAGARDRTMAELHRSRLEVAGVSGRLAELSLHLKEEKSQWSKERAGLLQSVEAEKDKILKLSAEILRLEKAVQEEKTQNQVFKTELAREKDSSLVQLSESKRELTELRSALRVLQKEKEQLQEEKQELLEYMRKLEARLEKVADEKWSEGTATEDEEAAAGLSCPEALTDSEDESPEDMRPPSYGLCERGDSGSPSGPREASGRVVVSQPAPVAPQLSGAAEDTSSDSEAEDEKSVLMAAVQSGGEEANLLLPELGSAFYDMASTIFRGAQIALHPLFPAPPPSPAIR
- the CALCOCO1 gene encoding calcium-binding and coiled-coil domain-containing protein 1 isoform X1; translation: MEESSLSRGPSRGGVNFLNVARTYIPNTKVECHYTLPPGTVPSASDWIGIFKVEAACVRDYHTFVWSSVPESAADGSPVHASVQFQASYLPKPGAQLYQFRYVNRQGRVCGQSPPFQFREPRPMDELVTLEETDGGSDILLVVPKATVLQNQLDESQQERNDLMQLKLQLEGQVTELRNQVQDLEMALATARQEHAELREQYKGLSRSHGELIEERDILSRQQGDHVARILELEDDIQTISEKVLTKEVELDRVRDTVKALTREQEKLLGQLKEVQADKEQSEAELQMAQQENHRLNLELQEAKGRQEEQGAQAQRLKDKVAQMKDTLGQAQQRVAELEPLKEQLRGAQELAASSQQKAALLGEELASAAGARDRTMAELHRSRLEVAGVSGRLAELSLHLKEEKSQWSKERAGLLQSVEAEKDKILKLSAEILRLEKAVQEEKTQNQVFKTELAREKDSSLVQLSESKRELTELRSALRVLQKEKEQLQEEKQELLEYMRKLEARLEKVADEKWSEGTATEDEEAAAGLSCPEALTDSEDESPEDMRPPSYGLCERGDSGSPSGPREASGRVVVSQPAPVAPQLSGAAEDTSSDSEAEDEKSVLMAAVQSGGEEANLLLPELGSAFYDMASGFAVGPLSEASTGGPATPPWRECPICKERFPAESDKDALEDHMDGHFFFSTQDPFTFE